The genomic DNA GTTTGCGCATTATCTTGCCTCTGAAATCGGCGTGGCGGCAGTGCCAGGCAGTAGTTTCTTCAAAAATCCTGAAATGGGGGCAAACACTGTGAGGTTTACGTTCTCCAAGAGCGATGAAACTCTGCAAAAAGCTGTATCCAGACTGGAAAACCTATAACCATCGATGCAATATCGATGTACTTATTTATTAGGAGGTATAAAGTTTCATTTCGGTGAGATTATGTCAGGTGATGATAAATCCCAGTATGGAGAAAATGTAAAAATTATTACTAAGTCGGTATCACTTGAAAACCCGATTATTTTTGAGGGTTTTCCGGGTATTGGGCTTGTTGGGAATATTGCCAGCCAGCATCTGATAGATGAACTGAACATGAAATATATTGGAAGTATTGAATCAAAATATTTCCCGCCAATTGCGGTTCTATTCAATGGTATTATCAATATGCCCGTTCGTATTTATGAATGTGTGGAACACAATATATTGACCGTGATCTCTGATATCCCCATTCATCCGACTATTTCATACGAGGTCAGTAAGGTTTTGATAGACTGGGCCCAGTCATTGAATGTAAGAGAGATCGTATCAATTGCAGGGATAGCTACCATGTCTGGCGAAAACAAAGTTTTTGGGGCAGCAACCAATGAA from ANME-2 cluster archaeon includes the following:
- a CDS encoding proteasome assembly chaperone family protein, coding for MSGDDKSQYGENVKIITKSVSLENPIIFEGFPGIGLVGNIASQHLIDELNMKYIGSIESKYFPPIAVLFNGIINMPVRIYECVEHNILTVISDIPIHPTISYEVSKVLIDWAQSLNVREIVSIAGIATMSGENKVFGAATNEEMLEKIKEHVEVFQVGTISGISGSVMTECYMRNIPAVSLLGETNSPNPDPRAAAMVIKILNNIYDLSINTENLLEQAEQIELELQKLAEQVRTTEEGEQPRREFPMYG